The following are from one region of the Vitis riparia cultivar Riparia Gloire de Montpellier isolate 1030 chromosome 14, EGFV_Vit.rip_1.0, whole genome shotgun sequence genome:
- the LOC117930691 gene encoding nuclear transport factor 2-like isoform X2, translating into MAMQTENPQLPPSAEVVGNAFVEQYYYVLHRSPELVFRFYRDSSVMSWPDSNGLMSSVTTMQGINEKILSSEFKNRKTEIMTTDSQSSYEGGVIVLVTGCLMTKDKLRKKFTQSFFLAPQYNGYYVLNDVLRYIVDGEALETIPINGTNDSPAVSLNQGHTHDPDPPVPDPATSVVEDDEIVIEKVYDPLENEEQLVNEEEDFTETQSHPIENDDSTIAESSSSSAQEDAPKKSYASIVKVMKGSSGSTKVYVPTKTTKVTPAKTENQSPGLAAPAPVPESSVTSSINAPESSDAPEEVEGHSIYIRNLPLNVTVSQLEAEFQKFGPIKQGGVQVRSNKQQAYCFGFVEFLSLSSMHSAIQASPIIIGDHQAVVEIKRTTTRVGSGRGGRFPSGRGVFRGRGSFGGGRGFVRIEYGIRGEFSGRGRGPSGRSGGEGYRQGRGRAGRPSGHTQNAGSR; encoded by the exons ATGGCAATGCAAACTGAGAATCCTCAACTTCCTCCCAGTGCTGAAGTGGTTGGAAATGCTTTCGTCGAGCAGTATTACTATGTTCTTCACCGTTCCCCAGAATTGGTTTTCAGATTTTATCGGGATTCAAGTGTGATGAGCTGGCCAGATTCAAATGGGCTTATGTCATCAGTGACAACCATGCAA GGTATCAATGAGAAGATTCTTTCATCTGAGTTCAAGAACAGGAAGACAGAAATAATGACTACAGATTCTCAGAGCTCTTATGAAGGAGGGGTAATTGTTCTAGTAACTGGATGCTTAATGACCAAGGATAAACTGAGAAAAAAGTTCACACAATCATTTTTTCTTGCTCCACAATACAATGGATACTATGTCCTGAATGATGTTTTAAGGTATATTGTGGATGGTGAAGCATTGGAAACCATTCCAATTAATGGAACCAATGATTCCCCTGCAGTCTCCTTGAACCAAG GGCACACTCATGATCCTGATCCTCCTGTGCCAGACCCAGCAACTTCTGTTGTGGAAGATGATGAGATTGTTATTGAGAAAGTCTATGATCCACTGGAAAATGAGGAACAATTAGTTAATGAAGAAGAGGATTTTACAGAAACTCAGTCTCATCCAATTGAGAATGATGATTCTACTATTGCAgaatcatcttcttcttctgccCAAGAGGATGCTCCAAAGAAGTCTTATGCCTCAATT GTAAAAGTGATGAAGGGCAGTTCAGGGTCTACCAAAGTTTATGTGCCTACCAAAACTACGAAAGTGACTCCTGCAAAAACTGAGAACCAGTCACCTGGGCTGGCAGCACCTGCTCCAGTGCCTGAATCATCAGTCACAAGTAGCATCAATGCCCCTGAAAGTAGTGATGCTCCCGAGGAAG TTGAGGGCCATTCAATTTACATCCGGAATTTGCCCTTAAATGTGACTGTTTCTCAGCTTGAGGCTGAATTCCAGAAATTTGGACCTATCAAGCAGGGTGGTGTCCAAGTCAGAAGTAATAAG CAACAGGCATACTGTTTTGGCTTTGTTGAATTTCTGTCATTGAGCTCCATGCACAGTGCAATTCAG GCTTCACCCATCATTATTGGGGATCATCAAGCTGTTGTTGAGATAAAGAGAACTACAACTCGAG TTGGCAGTGGGAGAGGAGGTAGATTCCCTTCCGGAAGGGGTGTGTTCCGGGGCCGGGGAAGTTTTGGTGGTGGAAGAGGGTTTGTTAGAATCGAGTATGGAATCCGGGGCGAGTTTTCAGGGCGAGGTAGGGGTCCAAGTGGGCGCAGTGGAGGAGAAGGCTATCGACAAGGACGAGGGAGAGCTGGGCGTCCAAGTGGGCACACCCAGAATGCTGGTTCCAGGTGA
- the LOC117930691 gene encoding nuclear transport factor 2-like isoform X1: MAMQTENPQLPPSAEVVGNAFVEQYYYVLHRSPELVFRFYRDSSVMSWPDSNGLMSSVTTMQGINEKILSSEFKNRKTEIMTTDSQSSYEGGVIVLVTGCLMTKDKLRKKFTQSFFLAPQYNGYYVLNDVLRYIVDGEALETIPINGTNDSPAVSLNQGPGHTHDPDPPVPDPATSVVEDDEIVIEKVYDPLENEEQLVNEEEDFTETQSHPIENDDSTIAESSSSSAQEDAPKKSYASIVKVMKGSSGSTKVYVPTKTTKVTPAKTENQSPGLAAPAPVPESSVTSSINAPESSDAPEEVEGHSIYIRNLPLNVTVSQLEAEFQKFGPIKQGGVQVRSNKQQAYCFGFVEFLSLSSMHSAIQASPIIIGDHQAVVEIKRTTTRVGSGRGGRFPSGRGVFRGRGSFGGGRGFVRIEYGIRGEFSGRGRGPSGRSGGEGYRQGRGRAGRPSGHTQNAGSR; this comes from the exons ATGGCAATGCAAACTGAGAATCCTCAACTTCCTCCCAGTGCTGAAGTGGTTGGAAATGCTTTCGTCGAGCAGTATTACTATGTTCTTCACCGTTCCCCAGAATTGGTTTTCAGATTTTATCGGGATTCAAGTGTGATGAGCTGGCCAGATTCAAATGGGCTTATGTCATCAGTGACAACCATGCAA GGTATCAATGAGAAGATTCTTTCATCTGAGTTCAAGAACAGGAAGACAGAAATAATGACTACAGATTCTCAGAGCTCTTATGAAGGAGGGGTAATTGTTCTAGTAACTGGATGCTTAATGACCAAGGATAAACTGAGAAAAAAGTTCACACAATCATTTTTTCTTGCTCCACAATACAATGGATACTATGTCCTGAATGATGTTTTAAGGTATATTGTGGATGGTGAAGCATTGGAAACCATTCCAATTAATGGAACCAATGATTCCCCTGCAGTCTCCTTGAACCAAGGTCCAG GGCACACTCATGATCCTGATCCTCCTGTGCCAGACCCAGCAACTTCTGTTGTGGAAGATGATGAGATTGTTATTGAGAAAGTCTATGATCCACTGGAAAATGAGGAACAATTAGTTAATGAAGAAGAGGATTTTACAGAAACTCAGTCTCATCCAATTGAGAATGATGATTCTACTATTGCAgaatcatcttcttcttctgccCAAGAGGATGCTCCAAAGAAGTCTTATGCCTCAATT GTAAAAGTGATGAAGGGCAGTTCAGGGTCTACCAAAGTTTATGTGCCTACCAAAACTACGAAAGTGACTCCTGCAAAAACTGAGAACCAGTCACCTGGGCTGGCAGCACCTGCTCCAGTGCCTGAATCATCAGTCACAAGTAGCATCAATGCCCCTGAAAGTAGTGATGCTCCCGAGGAAG TTGAGGGCCATTCAATTTACATCCGGAATTTGCCCTTAAATGTGACTGTTTCTCAGCTTGAGGCTGAATTCCAGAAATTTGGACCTATCAAGCAGGGTGGTGTCCAAGTCAGAAGTAATAAG CAACAGGCATACTGTTTTGGCTTTGTTGAATTTCTGTCATTGAGCTCCATGCACAGTGCAATTCAG GCTTCACCCATCATTATTGGGGATCATCAAGCTGTTGTTGAGATAAAGAGAACTACAACTCGAG TTGGCAGTGGGAGAGGAGGTAGATTCCCTTCCGGAAGGGGTGTGTTCCGGGGCCGGGGAAGTTTTGGTGGTGGAAGAGGGTTTGTTAGAATCGAGTATGGAATCCGGGGCGAGTTTTCAGGGCGAGGTAGGGGTCCAAGTGGGCGCAGTGGAGGAGAAGGCTATCGACAAGGACGAGGGAGAGCTGGGCGTCCAAGTGGGCACACCCAGAATGCTGGTTCCAGGTGA
- the LOC117930691 gene encoding nuclear transport factor 2-like isoform X5: MAMQTENPQLPPSAEVVGNAFVEQYYYVLHRSPELVFRFYRDSSVMSWPDSNGLMSSVTTMQGINEKILSSEFKNRKTEIMTTDSQSSYEGGVIVLVTGCLMTKDKLRKKFTQSFFLAPQYNGYYVLNDVLRYIVDGEALETIPINGTNDSPAVSLNQGPGHTHDPDPPVPDPATSVVEDDEIVIEKVYDPLENEEQLVNEEEDFTETQSHPIENDDSTIAESSSSSAQEDAPKKSYASIVKVMKGSSGSTKVYVPTKTTKVTPAKTENQSPGLAAPAPVPESSVTSSINAPESSDAPEEVEGHSIYIRNLPLNVTVSQLEAEFQKFGPIKQGGVQVRSNKQQAYCFGFVEFLSLSSMHSAIQYTIGVFSLLN; this comes from the exons ATGGCAATGCAAACTGAGAATCCTCAACTTCCTCCCAGTGCTGAAGTGGTTGGAAATGCTTTCGTCGAGCAGTATTACTATGTTCTTCACCGTTCCCCAGAATTGGTTTTCAGATTTTATCGGGATTCAAGTGTGATGAGCTGGCCAGATTCAAATGGGCTTATGTCATCAGTGACAACCATGCAA GGTATCAATGAGAAGATTCTTTCATCTGAGTTCAAGAACAGGAAGACAGAAATAATGACTACAGATTCTCAGAGCTCTTATGAAGGAGGGGTAATTGTTCTAGTAACTGGATGCTTAATGACCAAGGATAAACTGAGAAAAAAGTTCACACAATCATTTTTTCTTGCTCCACAATACAATGGATACTATGTCCTGAATGATGTTTTAAGGTATATTGTGGATGGTGAAGCATTGGAAACCATTCCAATTAATGGAACCAATGATTCCCCTGCAGTCTCCTTGAACCAAGGTCCAG GGCACACTCATGATCCTGATCCTCCTGTGCCAGACCCAGCAACTTCTGTTGTGGAAGATGATGAGATTGTTATTGAGAAAGTCTATGATCCACTGGAAAATGAGGAACAATTAGTTAATGAAGAAGAGGATTTTACAGAAACTCAGTCTCATCCAATTGAGAATGATGATTCTACTATTGCAgaatcatcttcttcttctgccCAAGAGGATGCTCCAAAGAAGTCTTATGCCTCAATT GTAAAAGTGATGAAGGGCAGTTCAGGGTCTACCAAAGTTTATGTGCCTACCAAAACTACGAAAGTGACTCCTGCAAAAACTGAGAACCAGTCACCTGGGCTGGCAGCACCTGCTCCAGTGCCTGAATCATCAGTCACAAGTAGCATCAATGCCCCTGAAAGTAGTGATGCTCCCGAGGAAG TTGAGGGCCATTCAATTTACATCCGGAATTTGCCCTTAAATGTGACTGTTTCTCAGCTTGAGGCTGAATTCCAGAAATTTGGACCTATCAAGCAGGGTGGTGTCCAAGTCAGAAGTAATAAG CAACAGGCATACTGTTTTGGCTTTGTTGAATTTCTGTCATTGAGCTCCATGCACAGTGCAATTCAG tACACCATTGGCGTATTTTCTCTACTCAACTAA
- the LOC117930691 gene encoding nuclear transport factor 2-like isoform X4 — translation MAMQTENPQLPPSAEVVGNAFVEQYYYVLHRSPELVFRFYRDSSVMSWPDSNGLMSSVTTMQGINEKILSSEFKNRKTEIMTTDSQSSYEGGVIVLVTGCLMTKDKLRKKFTQSFFLAPQYNGYYVLNDVLRYIVDGEALETIPINGTNDSPAVSLNQGPGHTHDPDPPVPDPATSVVEDDEIVIEKVYDPLENEEQLVNEEEDFTETQSHPIENDDSTIAESSSSSAQEDAPKKSYASIVKVMKGSSGSTKVYVPTKTTKVTPAKTENQSPGLAAPAPVPESSVTSSINAPESSDAPEEVEGHSIYIRNLPLNVTVSQLEAEFQKFGPIKQGGVQVRSNKQQAYCFGFVEFLSLSSMHSAIQKLSTVLLVCINIQSHLPCGKLIQDTEGFTHHYWGSSSCC, via the exons ATGGCAATGCAAACTGAGAATCCTCAACTTCCTCCCAGTGCTGAAGTGGTTGGAAATGCTTTCGTCGAGCAGTATTACTATGTTCTTCACCGTTCCCCAGAATTGGTTTTCAGATTTTATCGGGATTCAAGTGTGATGAGCTGGCCAGATTCAAATGGGCTTATGTCATCAGTGACAACCATGCAA GGTATCAATGAGAAGATTCTTTCATCTGAGTTCAAGAACAGGAAGACAGAAATAATGACTACAGATTCTCAGAGCTCTTATGAAGGAGGGGTAATTGTTCTAGTAACTGGATGCTTAATGACCAAGGATAAACTGAGAAAAAAGTTCACACAATCATTTTTTCTTGCTCCACAATACAATGGATACTATGTCCTGAATGATGTTTTAAGGTATATTGTGGATGGTGAAGCATTGGAAACCATTCCAATTAATGGAACCAATGATTCCCCTGCAGTCTCCTTGAACCAAGGTCCAG GGCACACTCATGATCCTGATCCTCCTGTGCCAGACCCAGCAACTTCTGTTGTGGAAGATGATGAGATTGTTATTGAGAAAGTCTATGATCCACTGGAAAATGAGGAACAATTAGTTAATGAAGAAGAGGATTTTACAGAAACTCAGTCTCATCCAATTGAGAATGATGATTCTACTATTGCAgaatcatcttcttcttctgccCAAGAGGATGCTCCAAAGAAGTCTTATGCCTCAATT GTAAAAGTGATGAAGGGCAGTTCAGGGTCTACCAAAGTTTATGTGCCTACCAAAACTACGAAAGTGACTCCTGCAAAAACTGAGAACCAGTCACCTGGGCTGGCAGCACCTGCTCCAGTGCCTGAATCATCAGTCACAAGTAGCATCAATGCCCCTGAAAGTAGTGATGCTCCCGAGGAAG TTGAGGGCCATTCAATTTACATCCGGAATTTGCCCTTAAATGTGACTGTTTCTCAGCTTGAGGCTGAATTCCAGAAATTTGGACCTATCAAGCAGGGTGGTGTCCAAGTCAGAAGTAATAAG CAACAGGCATACTGTTTTGGCTTTGTTGAATTTCTGTCATTGAGCTCCATGCACAGTGCAATTCAG AAGCTCTCTACAGTCTTGTTGGTGTGTATCAACATTCAATCTCATCTTCCTTGTGGAAAACTGATCCAAGATACtgaag GCTTCACCCATCATTATTGGGGATCATCAAGCTGTTGTTGA
- the LOC117930691 gene encoding nuclear transport factor 2-like isoform X3 → MAMQTENPQLPPSAEVVGNAFVEQYYYVLHRSPELVFRFYRDSSVMSWPDSNGLMSSVTTMQGINEKILSSEFKNRKTEIMTTDSQSSYEGGVIVLVTGCLMTKDKLRKKFTQSFFLAPQYNGYYVLNDVLRYIVDGEALETIPINGTNDSPAVSLNQGPGHTHDPDPPVPDPATSVVEDDEIVIEKVYDPLENEEQLVNEEEDFTETQSHPIENDDSTIAESSSSSAQEDAPKKSYASIVKVMKGSSGSTKVYVPTKTTKVTPAKTENQSPGLAAPAPVPESSVTSSINAPESSDAPEEVEGHSIYIRNLPLNVTVSQLEAEFQKFGPIKQGGVQVRSNKQQAYCFGFVEFLSLSSMHSAIQKLSTVLLVCINIQSHLPCGKLIQDTEVHHWRIFSTQLNSVIFERGERF, encoded by the exons ATGGCAATGCAAACTGAGAATCCTCAACTTCCTCCCAGTGCTGAAGTGGTTGGAAATGCTTTCGTCGAGCAGTATTACTATGTTCTTCACCGTTCCCCAGAATTGGTTTTCAGATTTTATCGGGATTCAAGTGTGATGAGCTGGCCAGATTCAAATGGGCTTATGTCATCAGTGACAACCATGCAA GGTATCAATGAGAAGATTCTTTCATCTGAGTTCAAGAACAGGAAGACAGAAATAATGACTACAGATTCTCAGAGCTCTTATGAAGGAGGGGTAATTGTTCTAGTAACTGGATGCTTAATGACCAAGGATAAACTGAGAAAAAAGTTCACACAATCATTTTTTCTTGCTCCACAATACAATGGATACTATGTCCTGAATGATGTTTTAAGGTATATTGTGGATGGTGAAGCATTGGAAACCATTCCAATTAATGGAACCAATGATTCCCCTGCAGTCTCCTTGAACCAAGGTCCAG GGCACACTCATGATCCTGATCCTCCTGTGCCAGACCCAGCAACTTCTGTTGTGGAAGATGATGAGATTGTTATTGAGAAAGTCTATGATCCACTGGAAAATGAGGAACAATTAGTTAATGAAGAAGAGGATTTTACAGAAACTCAGTCTCATCCAATTGAGAATGATGATTCTACTATTGCAgaatcatcttcttcttctgccCAAGAGGATGCTCCAAAGAAGTCTTATGCCTCAATT GTAAAAGTGATGAAGGGCAGTTCAGGGTCTACCAAAGTTTATGTGCCTACCAAAACTACGAAAGTGACTCCTGCAAAAACTGAGAACCAGTCACCTGGGCTGGCAGCACCTGCTCCAGTGCCTGAATCATCAGTCACAAGTAGCATCAATGCCCCTGAAAGTAGTGATGCTCCCGAGGAAG TTGAGGGCCATTCAATTTACATCCGGAATTTGCCCTTAAATGTGACTGTTTCTCAGCTTGAGGCTGAATTCCAGAAATTTGGACCTATCAAGCAGGGTGGTGTCCAAGTCAGAAGTAATAAG CAACAGGCATACTGTTTTGGCTTTGTTGAATTTCTGTCATTGAGCTCCATGCACAGTGCAATTCAG AAGCTCTCTACAGTCTTGTTGGTGTGTATCAACATTCAATCTCATCTTCCTTGTGGAAAACTGATCCAAGATACtgaag tACACCATTGGCGTATTTTCTCTACTCAACTAAACTCTGTTATCTTTGAAAGGGGGGAAAGGTTTTAG